The Deinococcus sp. Leaf326 DNA segment TGGCCTTCGGCCTGAAGCTGCGCAAGACGCCCAAGGAAGAGATCGACAAGCGCGTGCGCGACGCCGCCAAGATCCTCCAGATCGAGCACCTGCTGGGCCGCAAGCCCAAGGAGCTCTCGGGCGGTCAGCGTCAGCGCGTGGCGATGGGACGCGCCATCGTGCGTGAGCCCAAGGTCTTCCTTATGGACGAGCCGCTCTCGAACCTCGACGCCAAGCTGCGCGTCGAGATGCGCTCGCAGATCAGCCAGCTGCACCGCCGCCTGGGCGCCACCATTGTGTACGTGACCCACGACCAGGTCGAAGCGATGACGCTGGGCAACCGCATCGTGGTCATGCGCGACGGCATCATCATGCAGGTCGACACACCCATGAACCTTTACGATTTCCCGCAGAACAAGTTCGTGGCCGGCTTCATCGGCAGCCCCTCAATGAACTTTCTGTCGGGCAAGGTGCAGAACGGCGAATTCCTGATCGGCCAGAGCCGCGTGGCCCCGATGGGTCGCCTCGCCCAGAGCCTCAAGGCCTACGAGGGCAAGGAAGTGCAGATGGGTATTCGCCCCGAGCACGTCGGCGTGATGGGCATGACCGACCTGCCGCAGGGCACCAACGTGCTGCACGGGAAGGTCGTGGTCGTCGAGCCGCTGGGCGCGCAGACCGACCTCATCATTGAGGTGGCGGGCCAGAACATGACCGTCAAGGTCGAGGGCCAGGCCCTCGTGCAGCCCGGCGACGACATCCAGCTGGTTGTCGACCAGACCCGCCTGCACGCCTACGACACCACCACCGAGATGGCGATCGACCGCGGCACGCCTACCGGCACGCGCGGCCAGGCCGACACGCTGGGCCTGGGTTACGAATACCCCGGCATGGCGGCCAGCAATATCACGCCCGAGCGCGTCGTGATGGCCAAGAGCTGAGGCTCACCCGGCAGATGGAGGCGGCCCCCTTCTCGGGGGCCGCCTTCCTTTATTTTTATTCACACCCGCGAGCCGCTAGACTTGGGCGCAGCTTCATCTTCACGGCCCGCCGGGTTCGGGGGCCGGACCCACGCTCAAGGAGACCCATGAAAAAAGCACTGTTCGCGCTGACCGCCCTGGCCCTGCTCGCCAGCACTGCCCAGGCCCGCACCTGGGACGAGATCAAGAAGGCCGGCACCATCAAGATCGCCACGGAGGGCGCCTTCCCGCCCTTCAACGTGCTGACCGGCAAGGTGCTTTCGGGCTTCGAGGTGGACCTTGCCAACGCGCTCGCCGCGCAGCTCGGCCTGAAGGTCGAGTGGGTCACGGCGCCCTTCGACGGCCTGCTCATCGGCCTGCAGCAGAACCGCTACGACTTCGTGATCGCCTCGCACGGCATCACGCCCGAGCGCCAGAAGGCCGTGGACTTCACCGACCCGCACTACTGCACCGGTGGGGCCATCGTGACCAAGGTGGGCGGCCCCAAGACCGCGGCGAGCCTGAGCGGCAAGATCGTGGCCGTACAGGTGGGCACGACCTACCTGACCAACGTGCAGAAGCTCTCGGGCGTCAAGACGCTCGTGTACCCCAAGGACACCGACGCCCAGACCGCCCTGATGACCGGCCGCGCCGCTGCCTGGGTAGGCGACAAGTTCACGGGTCTGGACCTCGTCAAGGCGCAGAAGGGCCTGCAGCAGGGTGACCTGCTGTTCAAGGAACAGATCGCTATGGCGGTCAAGAAGGGCAACACCAGCCTGACCAAGGAACTCAACGCCGCGCTGGCAAAGGCCGAGAACAACGGCACCTACGCCAAGATCAGCGGCAAATACTTCGGGCAGGACATCCGCTGTAAGTAAGTCCGGGCCCGGGCAGCCTCCGGGTGAATGGAAAGGCGGAGGGCCCAGACCTTCCCCACGGGTGGGACGCTTCCGGACGGGAGCGTCCTCCTTCTTGCTGCTTGGAGCAGCCCCCGCCCGCCGCGCCGTGAATGTGGCATGATTCACCCAATGTTCCCGAACAATGTCATGCAGTTCGCTGTTCAGGGTGGCCGGTGACGGCGTCTCCTCCCGGCCGCGCCCGGCCACAGGGTGGCCACCTGCTGCTGTGGGTGGTGGGGTCGGTCGTCGCCTTTCTCGTCCTGTTCTGGATCATCACGCTGGCGCTGCAGCTGCCTCTTTGGCCCGAAGCCATCAGTCAGAACGCGGCCCTGTTCGTGTCGGGCGCGCGCACCACGTTGTACCTCACGCTCGTCAGCGGGGTGATTGGCTTGGTGCTGGGAATCCTGCTGGGGCTGTGGAAGATGAGCAGCAACCGCATTCTGGCGGCTCCCGCCAGTTTCATCGTGTGGGTGGTGCGCGGCACTCCGCTGTACGTGCAGCTGCTCTTTGCCAACTACGCCCTGCCCGTGCTGTTCCCGCCCTTCGGCAGCCTGCTGACCTGGGCCGACTCCTGGCCTTTTCTGGAGGTGGGCTCGGTATTCGTGGCGGCGGTGTTCGCGCTGTCGCTCAACGTGGCGGCCTACAACGCCGAGGTCGTGCGCGGCGGCGTTCTCGGCGTGCCGCGCGGCCAGACCGAGGCGGCGCGCTCGCTGGGCCTGAGCGGCGCGCAGACCATGCTGACCGTGGTTCTGCCCCAGGCCCTGCGCCTGAGCCTGCCCGCACTGGTCAACAACATCGTGGCCCTGCTCAAGGACTCGTCGCTGGCGGCCACCATCGCCGTGACCGAGCTGACCCGCATCGCCGATCAGGTGCGCTCCAGCACCTTCCAGCCCATTCCGGCGTTGGCGGTTGCGGCCTGCGTGTACCTCGCCCTCACCACCGTCCTGACCCTGTTCACCGATCAGCTCGAAAAACGGGTGCGGATCGCCAGCCGCTGAACCCCGCAGTCCAGCTTGGGTCTTTCTTGAGTCGAGAGAATGACTGTGGCGTCAGTTCCTAAGCTGACCGTATGACTGGAACCGCGCGGCAGGTGACGATCGTCCTCGTGACGGTATTGACGATAGTGATGAATTATCTCAGTAACGCCCTGCCCCTGTTCGGGCGCACAAACGCTCAGGTGAGCGACAATCTGCCGAACGCCTTCACCCCAGCAGGTCTGACGTTCGCCGTGTGGGGCGTGATCTACTTGGGTCTGACAGTGTTTGCGGTGTACCAGGCCCTGCCCGCCCAGCGCAGCCCCCGCTTCGACCGGCTGTTCTGGCCCTATTTGGTGTCCAGCCTACTGAACGTGTCCTGGTTGTTCGCCTTCCAGAGTCTCAACCTGGGCCTGAGCGTGCTGGTGATGCTGGGGCTGCTCGTCACTCTGATCACGTTGTACCTGCGTGTACGCAGCCTGAAGCCCCTGGGGGCCGAGTACGCCGCGCTTCAGGTGCCGGTGAGTCTGTATCTCGCCTGGATCTGCGTGGCGACCATGGCGAACGTGACCGCCTTTCTGGTGTTGCAGGGCCTCGGCACGGGGGTGCTGGGCCTGAACGGCCCGCTGTGGAGCGCGCTGCTGGCCGTGATCGCCGGGCTACTGGGCACGGTGTTCCTCGCCCGTTTCCGGGATGTGGCCTTTGCGCTCGTGCTGCTCTGGGCCCTGTACGGGGTCTACGCCGCCCGGCCCGACGTGTGGGCGGTCGGCGTGGGGACGGCCCTGGCCGCCGCCCTGCTCGTGCTGGGGGTCGTTGGGACACTGCGCCGCCGTCGGCTGGCCGGAAGCCCGGTGTAGTGGCCGCCTAGCCTGTGAGCTACGACAACCGAAACGGCCGCGCCCTCCCGATCTGTGGGGGGCTTTTTCTGACTCTGGAGAAGACCGCACTCCGGCTGTGCCGCCGCCTCCAGAGGCCACATGACGAAAACGCCGCCCAGGATTCCGGGCGGCGTTTTTGAAAATGAATGGGATTACTGGGCGCTGCGCGGGTCGAGCACATCCCGCAGGCCGTCGCCCAGCAGGTTGAAGCCCAGTACGGTCAGGAAGATGGCGAGACCGGGGAAGATCATCGTCCAGGGCGCGTCGATGTAGTACTGGCGCGAATCCGAGATCATGGTGCCCCACTCGGGCAGCGGAGGCTGCGCGCCGATCCCCAGGAAGCCCAGCGCCGCGACCTCAATGGTGGCGGTGGCGATACTCAGGGCACCCTGCACGATCAGCGGTGAGAGGCTGTTGGGGAGCACGTGCCGGAAGATCATGCGGCCCTGCGAGGCCCCCAGCGCGCCCGCCGCCTGCACGTATTCGCGCTCGCGGGTACTCAGCACGACGCTGCGTGCCAGGCGGATATACACCGGCACCTGGACCAGCGACACTGCGATCATGGCCGTGACCAGTTGTGGACTGCCCAGCGCGAAGAGGTCGTTGAGCCCCCGGATGAGGAAGGGTGGATTGTCGCTCGAAAAGATGCTGGCGAACCCGATGGCAAGCAGGATGCTGGGGAAGGCGAGCATCACGTCGCTGAAGTAACCGAGAATCGAGTCCAGCCAGCCGCCGAAGTACCCGGCCAGCACGCCCAGCAGCGTCCCGATGACGAGCGCGAGCAGCGTACTGACCACGCCGACCTTGAGGCTGATGCGGGTGCCGTGCAGCACGCGGGTGTAGATGTCGCGCCCCAGGTTGTCGGTGCCGAAGGGCGCGGCCAGCAGGTTGCGCCGCCCGGTCGCGGGGTCGGTGTAGGTCTCGGCCGCCGCACTGTCCCACAGCGCCGTGAGGCTGGGCGGCTTGAGGTTCAGGGCGTAGTT contains these protein-coding regions:
- a CDS encoding ABC transporter permease, with amino-acid sequence MTTTSVPAKPAKKGQSLFWRRFRRSTPGKIGAVIVALFVLLAILAPVLRPYDPTTDRNYALNLKPPSLTALWDSAAAETYTDPATGRRNLLAAPFGTDNLGRDIYTRVLHGTRISLKVGVVSTLLALVIGTLLGVLAGYFGGWLDSILGYFSDVMLAFPSILLAIGFASIFSSDNPPFLIRGLNDLFALGSPQLVTAMIAVSLVQVPVYIRLARSVVLSTREREYVQAAGALGASQGRMIFRHVLPNSLSPLIVQGALSIATATIEVAALGFLGIGAQPPLPEWGTMISDSRQYYIDAPWTMIFPGLAIFLTVLGFNLLGDGLRDVLDPRSAQ
- a CDS encoding ABC transporter ATP-binding protein; this translates as MAEVILEHINKRYGTKHHAVKDFNLHIGDREFMVFVGPSGCGKSTTLRMIAGLEDISDGILKIGDRVVNDVPPKDRDIAMVFQNYALYPHMNVYENMAFGLKLRKTPKEEIDKRVRDAAKILQIEHLLGRKPKELSGGQRQRVAMGRAIVREPKVFLMDEPLSNLDAKLRVEMRSQISQLHRRLGATIVYVTHDQVEAMTLGNRIVVMRDGIIMQVDTPMNLYDFPQNKFVAGFIGSPSMNFLSGKVQNGEFLIGQSRVAPMGRLAQSLKAYEGKEVQMGIRPEHVGVMGMTDLPQGTNVLHGKVVVVEPLGAQTDLIIEVAGQNMTVKVEGQALVQPGDDIQLVVDQTRLHAYDTTTEMAIDRGTPTGTRGQADTLGLGYEYPGMAASNITPERVVMAKS
- a CDS encoding amino acid ABC transporter permease is translated as MTASPPGRARPQGGHLLLWVVGSVVAFLVLFWIITLALQLPLWPEAISQNAALFVSGARTTLYLTLVSGVIGLVLGILLGLWKMSSNRILAAPASFIVWVVRGTPLYVQLLFANYALPVLFPPFGSLLTWADSWPFLEVGSVFVAAVFALSLNVAAYNAEVVRGGVLGVPRGQTEAARSLGLSGAQTMLTVVLPQALRLSLPALVNNIVALLKDSSLAATIAVTELTRIADQVRSSTFQPIPALAVAACVYLALTTVLTLFTDQLEKRVRIASR
- a CDS encoding tryptophan-rich sensory protein; amino-acid sequence: MTGTARQVTIVLVTVLTIVMNYLSNALPLFGRTNAQVSDNLPNAFTPAGLTFAVWGVIYLGLTVFAVYQALPAQRSPRFDRLFWPYLVSSLLNVSWLFAFQSLNLGLSVLVMLGLLVTLITLYLRVRSLKPLGAEYAALQVPVSLYLAWICVATMANVTAFLVLQGLGTGVLGLNGPLWSALLAVIAGLLGTVFLARFRDVAFALVLLWALYGVYAARPDVWAVGVGTALAAALLVLGVVGTLRRRRLAGSPV
- a CDS encoding ABC transporter substrate-binding protein; this translates as MKKALFALTALALLASTAQARTWDEIKKAGTIKIATEGAFPPFNVLTGKVLSGFEVDLANALAAQLGLKVEWVTAPFDGLLIGLQQNRYDFVIASHGITPERQKAVDFTDPHYCTGGAIVTKVGGPKTAASLSGKIVAVQVGTTYLTNVQKLSGVKTLVYPKDTDAQTALMTGRAAAWVGDKFTGLDLVKAQKGLQQGDLLFKEQIAMAVKKGNTSLTKELNAALAKAENNGTYAKISGKYFGQDIRCK